The following are encoded in a window of Bradyrhizobium guangdongense genomic DNA:
- a CDS encoding chorismate mutase yields the protein MSQRPPAPPSLQELRKEIDAIDEAMHRLLMQRGDIIDRLIQVKQTQEVGSAFRPAREASMMREIVQRHRGILPLDTVESIWRVIISTFTYVQAPFSVHADISVSEPAMRDSVRFHFGFTVPYVAHFSAQAAVEAVAKSKGDLALVSATSSRTPWWLELEADGAPKIIARMPFVERADHPAALPVFAISRVADSALVTEVETFSVRVSGWNAEVARALSPLAEIVAVPDTAFDGAALLVSVTSATGIDKIRAALIEAGASVRSTALVGSHATRYTVPPTGAKS from the coding sequence ATGTCCCAACGTCCGCCGGCGCCACCATCGCTCCAGGAATTGCGCAAGGAGATCGACGCGATCGACGAGGCCATGCATCGCCTCCTGATGCAGCGTGGCGACATCATCGATCGCCTGATCCAGGTCAAGCAGACCCAGGAGGTCGGCTCGGCGTTCCGCCCGGCGCGCGAGGCCTCGATGATGCGTGAGATCGTGCAGCGCCATCGCGGCATTCTGCCGCTCGACACGGTCGAGAGCATCTGGCGCGTCATCATCTCCACCTTCACCTATGTCCAGGCGCCGTTCTCCGTGCACGCCGACATCTCGGTGAGCGAGCCTGCCATGCGCGATTCCGTGCGCTTCCATTTCGGCTTCACGGTGCCTTACGTCGCCCATTTCAGCGCGCAGGCCGCGGTCGAGGCGGTGGCGAAATCCAAGGGCGATCTTGCGCTGGTCTCGGCGACCTCGAGCCGCACGCCGTGGTGGCTGGAGCTGGAGGCCGACGGCGCGCCGAAGATCATCGCGCGCATGCCCTTCGTCGAACGCGCCGACCATCCGGCGGCGCTGCCCGTGTTCGCGATCTCGCGCGTCGCCGACAGCGCGCTGGTCACGGAAGTGGAGACCTTCAGCGTGCGCGTCTCCGGCTGGAACGCCGAGGTGGCGCGCGCGCTGTCGCCGCTGGCCGAGATCGTGGCGGTGCCCGATACCGCCTTCGACGGCGCAGCGCTGCTGGTGTCGGTGACATCAGCCACCGGCATCGACAAAATCAGGGCTGCCCTGATCGAGGCGGGGGCCTCGGTGCGCTCCACGGCCCTCGTCGGCAGCCACGCAACGCGCTATACGGTGCCCCCGACCGGGGCGAAATCGTAA
- the hisC gene encoding histidinol-phosphate transaminase, whose translation MSRPVPNPGILDIAPYTPGKSPVAEPGRKVFKLSANETPFGPSPKAIEAFKHVADHLEDYPEGTSRVLREAIGRSFGLDPNRIICGAGSDEILNLLAHTYLSHGDEAISTTHGFLVYPIATMAVGAKNVIAAEKNLTCDVDAILKAVTPKTKLVWLANPNNPTGTYIPFDEVKRLRAGLPSHVLLVLDAAYSDYVSRNDYEMGIELVATTENTVVTHTFSKIHGLAALRVGWMFGPEHIIDAVNRIRGPFNVSTPAMYAAVAAIEDTAHQAMSKQFTETWRNWLTEEIGKLGLKVTPSVANFVLIHFPTEKGKTADDADAFLTRRGLVLRALKNYGLPHCLRMTIGTEEANRLVAEALRDFMAGK comes from the coding sequence ATGTCCCGCCCCGTGCCGAATCCCGGCATTCTCGATATTGCGCCCTACACGCCCGGCAAGAGCCCGGTGGCGGAGCCGGGCCGCAAGGTGTTCAAGCTCTCGGCCAACGAGACGCCCTTCGGACCCTCGCCCAAGGCGATCGAGGCCTTCAAGCACGTCGCGGATCATCTGGAAGACTATCCGGAGGGAACCTCACGCGTGCTGCGCGAGGCGATCGGCCGCTCCTTCGGCCTCGACCCCAATCGCATCATCTGCGGCGCCGGATCGGACGAGATCCTCAATCTGCTCGCCCACACCTATCTCAGCCATGGCGACGAGGCGATCTCGACCACGCACGGCTTCCTGGTCTACCCGATCGCGACCATGGCGGTCGGGGCCAAGAACGTGATTGCGGCCGAGAAGAACCTCACCTGCGACGTCGACGCCATCCTGAAAGCCGTGACGCCGAAGACGAAGCTGGTCTGGCTCGCCAACCCCAACAACCCGACCGGCACGTACATCCCGTTCGACGAGGTCAAGCGCCTGCGCGCCGGCCTGCCGTCGCATGTGCTGCTGGTGCTCGATGCCGCCTATTCCGACTACGTCTCGCGCAACGATTACGAGATGGGGATCGAGCTGGTCGCGACCACCGAGAACACCGTGGTGACGCACACCTTCTCCAAGATCCACGGCCTTGCGGCGCTGCGCGTCGGCTGGATGTTCGGCCCCGAGCACATCATCGATGCGGTCAACCGCATCCGCGGCCCGTTCAACGTGTCGACGCCGGCGATGTATGCCGCTGTCGCCGCCATCGAGGACACCGCGCACCAGGCGATGTCGAAGCAGTTCACCGAGACCTGGCGCAACTGGCTCACCGAGGAGATCGGCAAGCTCGGGCTGAAGGTGACGCCGAGCGTCGCCAATTTCGTGCTGATCCACTTCCCGACCGAGAAGGGCAAGACGGCCGACGACGCCGACGCCTTCCTCACCAGGCGCGGTCTCGTGCTGCGCGCGCTGAAGAATTACGGCCTGCCGCATTGCTTGCGCATGACCATCGGCACCGAGGAGGCCAACCGCCTCGTCGCCGAGGCCTTGCGCGACTTCATGGCCGGCAAATGA
- a CDS encoding prephenate/arogenate dehydrogenase family protein, with the protein MSEQAHFRRVALIGFGLIGGSIARAAKLQGLAGEIVTTARSEKTRARVMELGIVDQVVATNAEAVKDADLVILCIPVGACGEVAQEIAAHLKPGAIISDVGSVKGAVVKDMAPHLPKSVHFVPAHPVAGTEHSGPDSGFAELFINRWCILTPPEGVDAGATAHLRAFWAAMGAKVEVMTPDHHDLVLAITSHLPHLIAYTIVGTADELAQVTESEVIKFSAGGFRDFTRIAASDPTMWRDVFLANKDAVLEMLGTFTEDLAKLTRAIRRGDGEALFDHFTRTRAIRRGIVEIGQDSAAADFGRQHGQLDKKPG; encoded by the coding sequence ATGAGCGAGCAGGCACACTTCCGGCGCGTCGCGCTGATCGGCTTCGGCCTGATCGGCGGCTCGATCGCGCGCGCTGCGAAACTTCAGGGCCTGGCGGGCGAGATCGTCACCACCGCGCGCTCGGAAAAGACCCGCGCGCGGGTGATGGAGCTCGGCATCGTCGACCAGGTCGTGGCGACCAATGCGGAGGCGGTAAAGGATGCCGATCTCGTCATCCTCTGCATTCCCGTCGGCGCCTGCGGCGAGGTGGCGCAGGAGATCGCCGCACATCTGAAGCCCGGCGCAATCATTTCCGACGTCGGCTCGGTCAAGGGCGCGGTGGTCAAGGACATGGCGCCGCATCTGCCGAAGAGCGTTCATTTCGTGCCGGCCCATCCCGTCGCGGGCACCGAGCATTCGGGGCCGGATTCCGGCTTCGCCGAGCTCTTCATCAACCGCTGGTGCATCTTGACGCCGCCGGAAGGCGTCGATGCCGGGGCCACCGCGCATTTGCGCGCATTCTGGGCGGCGATGGGCGCCAAGGTCGAGGTGATGACGCCGGATCATCATGATCTCGTGCTCGCGATCACCAGCCATCTGCCGCATCTGATCGCCTACACCATCGTCGGTACCGCCGACGAGCTGGCACAGGTGACGGAGTCGGAGGTCATCAAGTTCTCCGCCGGCGGCTTCCGCGACTTCACCCGCATCGCGGCCTCCGACCCGACGATGTGGCGCGACGTCTTCCTCGCCAACAAGGACGCCGTGCTGGAGATGCTCGGCACCTTCACCGAGGATCTCGCCAAGCTCACGCGCGCGATCCGCCGTGGCGACGGCGAGGCGCTGTTCGACCATTTCACCCGCACCCGCGCCATCCGCCGCGGCATCGTCGAGATCGGTCAGGATTCGGCGGCCGCGGATTTCGGCCGCCAGCACGGACAGCTCGACAAGAAGCCCGGCTAA
- a CDS encoding DUF2125 domain-containing protein produces the protein MSDMTITAGRRSRWGLFIAPVLLLILAAAWSGFWFYAASQAGVAADAWRAQEAKAGRIYDCAKRSISGFPFRFEVQCSGASVALVSQNASKTPFTAKLDSILVVGQVYDPKHVIAEFSAPATLVDGVTQNTFVVNWTKGRSSVIGLPAVPERASIVFDDPSINRMDGSVQVPLARAKQVELHGRLADGSTSDHPVIETVLQISQGSIQGVHPLLAEPFEADTRAKITGLTDLTPKPWPQRFREIQAAGGHIEIVQSRIQQGEMIAVAAGTLGLSANGRLDGELQMTVTGLERVIPALGIEKMLEEGVPQATLDRVAPGVKTQDLNNLFGALDRAVPGLGKVIKQNANAGVAAGINSIGTESTLEGKKARSFPLKFADGAVLLGPVKVGQIPPLY, from the coding sequence ATGTCCGATATGACCATTACCGCAGGCCGGCGCTCCCGTTGGGGGCTCTTCATTGCTCCCGTCCTCCTCCTGATCCTTGCGGCCGCCTGGAGCGGCTTCTGGTTCTATGCGGCCTCGCAGGCCGGGGTGGCGGCCGATGCCTGGCGTGCGCAGGAGGCCAAGGCGGGCCGGATCTACGATTGCGCCAAGCGGTCGATCTCGGGTTTCCCGTTCCGCTTCGAGGTGCAGTGCTCCGGCGCCAGCGTGGCGCTGGTCTCGCAGAATGCAAGCAAGACGCCGTTCACGGCCAAGCTCGACAGCATTCTCGTCGTGGGACAGGTCTACGATCCCAAGCACGTGATCGCCGAGTTCTCGGCGCCTGCAACGCTGGTCGATGGCGTCACGCAGAACACCTTCGTCGTGAATTGGACCAAGGGCCGCAGCAGCGTGATCGGCCTGCCGGCGGTGCCGGAGCGCGCCTCGATCGTGTTCGATGATCCCAGCATCAACAGGATGGATGGCAGCGTGCAGGTGCCGCTCGCACGCGCCAAGCAAGTCGAGTTGCACGGGCGCCTCGCTGATGGATCGACCTCCGATCATCCCGTGATCGAGACCGTGCTTCAGATCTCGCAGGGGAGCATCCAGGGCGTTCATCCGTTGCTGGCCGAGCCGTTCGAAGCGGACACGCGCGCGAAGATCACCGGGCTCACCGACCTCACGCCAAAGCCCTGGCCGCAACGCTTCCGCGAGATCCAGGCGGCAGGCGGCCATATCGAGATCGTGCAGTCGCGGATCCAGCAGGGCGAAATGATCGCGGTCGCGGCAGGTACGCTGGGTCTGTCGGCCAACGGCCGGCTGGACGGCGAATTGCAGATGACGGTGACCGGCCTCGAGCGCGTCATTCCGGCGCTCGGCATCGAGAAGATGCTGGAAGAGGGCGTGCCGCAGGCAACGCTCGATCGCGTCGCGCCCGGCGTCAAGACGCAGGACCTCAACAATCTGTTCGGCGCGCTCGACCGCGCCGTTCCCGGCCTTGGCAAGGTCATCAAGCAGAACGCCAATGCCGGGGTTGCCGCGGGCATCAATTCGATCGGGACCGAAAGCACGCTCGAAGGCAAGAAGGCGCGCAGCTTCCCGCTCAAATTCGCCGACGGCGCCGTGCTGCTCGGCCCGGTCAAGGTGGGCCAGATCCCGCCGCTGTACTGA
- a CDS encoding gamma-glutamylcyclotransferase, which translates to MSEITLPSVTTAKGDLWVFGYGSLMWRPGFAFEERVPARLVGEHRALCVYSFVHRGTPEQPGLVLGLDRGGACRGIAFRVAEKNRADVVAYLRAREQVTSVYREVMRSVWLENEARQRVSALTYVVDRGHVQYAGRLSLADQHRHVVQGHGQSGANRDYVTATVKAIEAEGFRDTQLHQLAMMLHGDAHSLHAQAPDESRDSR; encoded by the coding sequence ATGTCGGAAATCACCCTCCCCTCCGTCACGACAGCCAAGGGCGACCTCTGGGTGTTCGGCTACGGCTCGCTGATGTGGCGGCCGGGCTTCGCATTCGAGGAGCGCGTCCCGGCACGGCTGGTCGGCGAGCACCGTGCGCTGTGCGTCTATTCCTTTGTCCATCGTGGCACGCCGGAGCAGCCGGGCCTGGTGCTGGGGCTCGACCGCGGTGGCGCCTGCCGCGGCATCGCCTTCCGCGTCGCCGAGAAGAACCGCGCGGACGTGGTTGCCTATTTGCGGGCCCGCGAGCAGGTGACGTCGGTCTATCGCGAGGTGATGCGCTCGGTGTGGCTGGAGAACGAAGCGCGGCAGCGCGTCTCCGCGCTTACCTATGTGGTCGACCGCGGCCATGTCCAGTATGCCGGACGGCTGTCGCTCGCCGATCAGCACCGCCATGTCGTCCAAGGCCACGGCCAGTCCGGCGCCAACCGCGATTACGTCACGGCGACCGTGAAGGCGATCGAGGCCGAAGGTTTTCGCGACACGCAATTGCATCAGCTCGCGATGATGCTGCATGGCGATGCACATTCGCTGCACGCTCAGGCTCCCGACGAGAGCAGGGACAGCCGCTAG
- a CDS encoding lysophospholipid acyltransferase family protein has product MFLIFLRSLVFNVLFYTVLVCLAIVALPTFAMPPRAMLTVAEWWAKTTLVLMRVVCNIKVEFRGVEKIPQGPLVIVAKHQSFWETFVLPGFFNRPIFILKRQLMQIPVFGQFLVKTGMIAIDRNAGVKALLDMTRRAREAVRAGGQLVIFPEGTRRAPGAPPDYKTGFAQIYSSCGVPCLPVALNSGLFWPRRTFMRYPGTLVVEFLDPLPQGLPKDEFLARVQAAIEDATGRLVEAGRKEQEQLIGSAPSYAASGT; this is encoded by the coding sequence ATGTTTTTGATTTTCCTGCGTTCGCTCGTCTTCAACGTGCTGTTCTACACAGTGCTGGTATGCCTCGCGATCGTGGCGCTGCCGACCTTTGCAATGCCGCCACGCGCGATGCTGACGGTTGCCGAATGGTGGGCGAAGACGACGCTGGTGCTGATGCGCGTGGTCTGCAACATCAAGGTTGAGTTCCGAGGCGTCGAGAAGATCCCGCAAGGACCGCTGGTGATCGTCGCAAAGCATCAGTCGTTCTGGGAAACCTTCGTGTTGCCGGGTTTCTTCAATCGCCCGATCTTCATCCTCAAGCGTCAGCTCATGCAGATTCCGGTGTTTGGCCAGTTCCTGGTCAAGACCGGGATGATCGCGATCGATCGCAATGCCGGTGTGAAAGCGCTGCTGGACATGACGCGTCGCGCCCGCGAGGCGGTGCGCGCCGGCGGCCAGCTCGTGATCTTTCCGGAAGGCACACGCCGGGCGCCGGGGGCGCCGCCGGATTACAAGACCGGCTTTGCGCAGATCTATTCGTCTTGCGGCGTGCCCTGCCTGCCGGTCGCGCTCAATTCCGGCCTGTTCTGGCCGCGCCGCACTTTCATGCGCTATCCCGGCACGCTGGTGGTGGAGTTCCTCGATCCGCTGCCGCAGGGTTTGCCCAAGGACGAGTTTCTCGCGCGCGTGCAAGCGGCGATCGAGGATGCGACCGGCCGCCTCGTCGAGGCAGGACGGAAAGAGCAGGAGCAGTTGATCGGCTCCGCGCCGAGCTACGCGGCTTCGGGCACCTAG
- a CDS encoding YdcF family protein produces MTSPTDERSPKLPRGWLRAAVVSTIAFAFVGAAAGFVAFLSQLRGAEIAPDRKADGIVVLTGGSSRVSDAMELLAAGYGKRLLISGVHPTSTASDISRTLPENQSFMTCCVDLDRTALTTRGNAAEARRWAEGRGFKSLIVVTSNYHMPRALVEFSHAMPKTALIPFAVVGDKWREEPWWTSASTLRLLLSEYVKYIAAEVRVRLEDFGIDLAPEVSEQPAGLQPKRPTTAQAN; encoded by the coding sequence ATGACCTCGCCGACCGACGAACGATCGCCGAAACTGCCGCGCGGCTGGCTCCGCGCGGCCGTCGTGTCGACGATTGCATTCGCCTTCGTCGGCGCGGCGGCTGGTTTCGTGGCGTTCCTGTCGCAGTTGCGCGGCGCCGAGATCGCGCCGGATCGCAAGGCCGACGGCATCGTGGTGCTGACCGGCGGCTCCTCGCGGGTGTCCGATGCGATGGAGCTGCTGGCTGCCGGCTACGGCAAGCGGCTGCTGATCTCCGGCGTGCACCCGACCTCGACCGCGAGCGACATCTCCCGGACGCTGCCGGAGAACCAATCCTTCATGACCTGCTGCGTCGATCTGGACCGCACCGCGCTCACGACCCGTGGTAACGCGGCGGAGGCGCGGCGCTGGGCCGAGGGGCGCGGCTTCAAATCGCTGATCGTGGTGACTTCCAATTATCACATGCCGCGCGCGCTGGTCGAATTCTCGCATGCGATGCCGAAGACGGCCCTGATCCCGTTCGCCGTGGTCGGCGACAAATGGCGTGAGGAGCCCTGGTGGACGTCGGCCTCGACGCTGCGGCTGCTCTTGTCCGAATATGTCAAGTACATCGCCGCCGAAGTCAGGGTCCGGCTGGAAGATTTCGGGATTGACCTTGCGCCTGAGGTGTCGGAGCAGCCTGCGGGCCTGCAGCCCAAGCGGCCCACAACCGCACAGGCGAATTGA
- a CDS encoding cell division protein FtsX: MSRTDERGVLVDLGQERPPLPAKARNLSPIVPRASIHGRALVAVVAIMTFLASMTTGAVLLVSASAAEWQSDVASEITIQVRPQSGRDIERDTAAVTEAIRAQPGIVEVKPFTKEESGKLLEPWLGTGLSMDDLPVPRMIVARVQPGTSLDLGALRARVTQVAPSASVDDHRAWIERMRSMTNATVLAGIGILALVIVATIISVSFATRGAMAANRPIVEVLHFVGAGDRYIANHFLRHFLRLGLEGGVIGGGVAMLLFGFSESIAGWFSGTPVGDQFAALLGTFSLRPSGYIVLAVQAVLIGAITAVASRQTLFATLNDVD; this comes from the coding sequence ATGAGTAGGACCGACGAGCGCGGCGTATTGGTCGATCTCGGACAGGAGCGTCCGCCGCTGCCGGCCAAGGCGCGCAACCTGTCACCGATCGTGCCGCGCGCCTCTATCCATGGTCGCGCGCTGGTTGCCGTGGTCGCCATCATGACCTTCCTCGCTTCGATGACGACGGGCGCGGTGCTGCTGGTGAGCGCCTCCGCCGCGGAATGGCAGTCGGATGTCGCGAGCGAGATCACCATCCAGGTCCGCCCGCAATCAGGGCGCGACATCGAGCGCGACACCGCCGCCGTCACCGAGGCGATCCGCGCGCAGCCCGGTATCGTCGAGGTCAAACCGTTCACCAAGGAGGAGAGCGGCAAGCTTCTCGAGCCCTGGCTCGGGACCGGGCTGTCGATGGATGACTTGCCGGTGCCGCGCATGATCGTCGCGCGCGTGCAGCCGGGCACGTCGCTCGATCTCGGCGCCTTGCGCGCTCGGGTGACGCAGGTGGCGCCAAGCGCCAGCGTCGACGATCACCGCGCCTGGATCGAACGGATGCGCTCGATGACCAATGCCACCGTGCTTGCCGGCATCGGCATCCTTGCGCTCGTCATCGTCGCGACCATCATCTCGGTTTCGTTCGCAACGCGCGGCGCGATGGCGGCGAACCGTCCGATCGTCGAAGTGTTGCATTTCGTCGGCGCCGGTGATCGCTACATCGCCAATCACTTCCTGCGCCATTTCCTCAGGCTTGGCCTCGAGGGCGGCGTCATCGGCGGCGGCGTCGCCATGCTGCTGTTCGGCTTCTCCGAGTCGATCGCCGGCTGGTTCTCCGGCACGCCGGTCGGCGATCAGTTCGCGGCCTTGCTCGGCACATTCTCGCTGCGGCCGTCCGGCTATATCGTGCTCGCGGTGCAGGCTGTCCTGATCGGCGCGATCACCGCCGTGGCCTCACGCCAGACCCTGTTCGCGACGCTGAATGACGTGGATTGA
- the ftsE gene encoding cell division ATP-binding protein FtsE, with translation MVRFENVGLRYGLGPEILRDLSFQIPAHSFQFLTGPSGAGKTSLLRLLFLSHRPTRGLVNLFGHDVSQLGKDEIADLRKRIGIVLQDFRLLDHMTTYENVALPFRVMGRSESSYRKEVIDLLRWVGLGDRMDALPPILSGGEKQRAAIARAVISRPQLLLADEPTGSVDPTLGRRLLRLFIELNKSGTAVIIATHDIALMDQYEARRFVLHQGRLHVYE, from the coding sequence TTGGTTCGGTTCGAAAATGTCGGATTGCGTTACGGTCTGGGGCCGGAGATCCTGCGCGATCTCTCCTTCCAGATCCCTGCGCATTCCTTCCAGTTCCTGACCGGCCCGTCCGGCGCCGGCAAGACGTCTTTGCTACGCCTGCTGTTCCTGTCGCATCGGCCGACGCGCGGCCTCGTCAATCTGTTCGGCCACGACGTTTCCCAGCTCGGCAAGGACGAGATCGCGGATTTGCGCAAGCGCATCGGCATCGTGCTGCAGGATTTCCGCCTGCTCGACCACATGACGACCTATGAGAACGTCGCGCTGCCGTTCCGTGTCATGGGCCGCAGTGAATCGAGCTATCGCAAGGAGGTCATCGACCTGTTGCGCTGGGTCGGACTCGGCGATCGCATGGATGCGCTGCCACCGATCCTGTCCGGCGGGGAGAAGCAGCGCGCGGCGATCGCGCGCGCGGTGATCTCGCGGCCGCAACTCCTGCTCGCGGACGAGCCGACCGGCAGTGTCGATCCGACGCTCGGGCGGCGGTTGCTGCGGCTGTTCATCGAGCTCAACAAGTCAGGCACGGCCGTCATCATAGCGACCCACGACATCGCGTTGATGGACCAGTACGAAGCGCGCCGCTTCGTCCTGCATCAGGGGCGGTTGCACGTCTATGAGTAG
- a CDS encoding MJ0042-type zinc finger domain-containing protein, whose amino-acid sequence MHIVCPHCTTSYAIKLSSLGANGRTVRCSRCKETWIAHPEDAIEEAAVPAMAAASRAEDQSDLAEQWNSYAKDEGEADTPVVESPSIASDWPTEDAPETEDEWSAAARAAEEEVVGAQHQSWFRGLFSRRGAKVSRPVPAVERRKSHFGLATASAAMGALVLALVIWRSDMVRLLPQTAAFYKLVGLEVNLRGLAFKDVKLSTETVDGKQVLVIEGVIVGQGKKPMDIPRLRFAVRDAQGAEIYAWNSVLEQTVLQPGERAFFRSRLASPPPEGRNIDVRFFNRRDIAGGSV is encoded by the coding sequence ATGCATATTGTCTGCCCGCATTGTACGACATCCTACGCCATCAAGCTTTCGAGCCTCGGGGCCAATGGACGGACGGTCCGCTGCTCCCGCTGCAAGGAGACCTGGATCGCGCATCCGGAGGATGCCATCGAGGAAGCGGCCGTGCCGGCCATGGCCGCAGCCAGCCGGGCCGAGGACCAGTCGGATCTCGCCGAGCAGTGGAACTCCTATGCCAAGGACGAGGGCGAGGCCGACACCCCTGTGGTCGAAAGCCCCTCGATCGCCAGCGACTGGCCGACCGAGGATGCACCGGAGACCGAGGACGAGTGGTCGGCGGCAGCCCGGGCCGCCGAGGAGGAAGTTGTCGGCGCGCAGCATCAATCCTGGTTCCGCGGCCTGTTCAGCCGTCGCGGAGCCAAGGTGAGCCGGCCGGTTCCTGCGGTGGAAAGGCGGAAGTCCCATTTCGGCTTGGCGACCGCCTCCGCTGCCATGGGCGCGCTGGTGCTGGCGCTGGTGATCTGGCGCAGCGACATGGTCCGCCTGCTGCCGCAGACGGCCGCCTTCTACAAGCTGGTCGGTCTGGAGGTGAATCTGCGCGGGCTCGCCTTCAAGGACGTCAAGCTCTCGACCGAGACAGTGGACGGTAAGCAGGTGCTGGTGATCGAGGGCGTCATCGTCGGCCAGGGCAAGAAGCCGATGGACATCCCCCGCTTGCGTTTTGCTGTGCGCGACGCCCAGGGCGCCGAGATCTACGCCTGGAATTCGGTGCTGGAGCAGACCGTGCTGCAACCCGGCGAGCGCGCCTTCTTCCGCTCGCGCCTGGCCTCGCCGCCGCCGGAGGGGCGCAATATCGACGTTCGCTTCTTCAATCGGCGCGACATTGCCGGCGGCAGCGTATAA
- a CDS encoding response regulator: protein MPKVLIADDEDSMRQLVARAIAMDGHETVTAQDGAEALEILIREDGAFDLLLTDIQMPVMDGIALALSAARDFPDLTILLMTGFADQRERASNLNALVHDVVTKPFSVADIRTAVADALAAKKG from the coding sequence ATGCCCAAAGTCTTGATCGCCGACGACGAGGATTCGATGCGCCAGCTGGTGGCACGCGCCATCGCCATGGACGGTCACGAGACCGTCACCGCACAGGACGGCGCCGAAGCGCTCGAGATCCTGATCCGTGAGGACGGCGCGTTCGACCTGTTGCTGACCGATATCCAGATGCCAGTCATGGACGGCATCGCGCTGGCGCTCTCCGCCGCGCGCGATTTTCCCGATCTGACCATCCTGCTGATGACGGGTTTTGCCGACCAGCGCGAGCGCGCGTCGAACCTCAATGCGCTGGTGCATGACGTCGTGACCAAGCCGTTCTCGGTCGCGGACATCCGCACGGCGGTTGCGGATGCGCTGGCGGCGAAGAAGGGCTGA